From the genome of Gimesia chilikensis:
ACATCACTCACCCACATGTGTTCCAGCTCAGGATCGTCGGGGGACATCCCCTCATCAGCGAAACCCACTTTCACTGCTGCGAAATCCAGCGCGGGTAAGATCCGCCGCCGTTCCCACGAAAGCTCCCGCCAGAAATACTTGAATGTCTTCCGCGCCTGCTGACTCGCAGCCAGCATCTCCGGATCATCCCCTTTGCTCATTGCAATGTTGTCTTCAAGCCCCATCGCAGATCACCCTCGCTTTCTCTGATTCGGAAACAGTGAAATCAACAAGTGTCGCCAGTCATGAAACCAATCCTGACACGATTTCACCAGCAAAGCAAGAAAATCTCACGAATACCGGAACCGCAAGCTATAGTGCAGGTTTACGGTATATTCCTGTCCGGCTCGAAATCGGTCGTGGATCGATATTCCTTCAGTAATTCCCAAAACAGATCCAGCGACTTTTCATGCACTTCGGGGGAACGAGGCGCGTTCAATTCTTCCCACCTGATCTGTCGGGGATCGCACCCCGCAGCGACCGCCAGGATCATTTTCTCCCAGCCTGCAGAACTGCCGGAATAATTCAGCTTCTGTCTGACGAATTCACGGAAATCAGCGAAATCAGGATCGGTCGCATCCTCTACTCCCGCATCATGCATCGCAATCCAATAACCGTCGAGAAACAGGCCAATGTTTTTGAGCCTCCGTTCTCCCACATACACCTGAGGCCGCTTCCCGACTCTTTCGATAATATCATACAACGAGTAACTCGTTTTCATGCCAGGCTCACTACAGGAAAAGTGGTGGTGAATTCATTTTCAAACATACCACGGCAGGTCAGGCTTAAGCTCTTTCCCCTGAATCCGCGCGGCATGTTGGACATAACACACTGAATTTGCCGAACTGACTCGGCGCTGTTGTCACCAGCCAGCCCGCATCGAGTGCCTGCTGAACACAGACGTCCGGCTCTGATTCACACAACAGTTCCTCACTGAAACATTGAGTACAGACGAACGTCTTCATTGTTCGCGCAACCTTCAGCATTAGCTTGCGCGTGCCCTGATCGACCGTCTTTTCTGGCTGATCAACGACTGTATCCACATGCTCAAATTGAGTAACATCAATCATCCAGGTTCCATCACCGTCAAAATGAGCGGTCAGTTCTCCGCCAGCGACCAGGTAACCAAAGTCGATTTTCAGAGTTTCTCTCAATCCATCGAAATAATCGTAATCAGGCCAGCTCCCGCGCACTGGATCAAATTCATCCAGAAACACATCCAGGCAGGACGCGTCGATCAGGAAAATCTGCGCGGCATCGACGGAGATCAGCTGTTTTGAATCAGCTTCGATTTCAGCCTGCGTGGCCGGTCGAATTGCATCAACGGGTAGTCTCCAGGATCCGGGTGTCGCTACGGGAATCTCGTATATTCCGGGTTTATTGGCCGGATCAAAGACGGCAACCTGACTCGACCGGAGTTCAAAGTAGACATATCCGTTTTCGTGGTATGGTAAAGACATCGCACCGTTCTTTCTGCTGATAGCTTCTTCGAGTTACTCAACGAAGTATAACGTTCGTTGACAGAACCAGACAATCAGCAATCACTACCCCCTGATTTACATGAACTTCGTCCCCAGCTCACGTTCCGAACTCAGCAGCGAGGTAAACGCGTACGGATTCTCCAGCTCCAGCCGCCGCGCCAGTCGAAATCCCTGAGGAATAATCCAGAAGGGCGTGTCCTCTGAAAACGGCACCATCGCATCAGAGAGATTATAAAACGTCTTCGCGCAACATTCTTCAAACGTGTACTGCGCCTCTCCCAAGAGATCACCACTGCGTTCTGCAGACTGTGTCTTTTCGCGAATCCGGCGATGCAGTTCATGCCCCCGGCACCAGCTCTCGGAATCGCGACTCATCAGATACAGTTCTCCCAACGTACCTCTATCCTCACAATGCCGCAGAAAAAAAGCGAGCATCTCTTCCAGGCAGCGGGCTGTTTTATCTCGACTCATATTGATCCAGCGACGGTTTCAGTGATTCGGCCTCCAATTTCAGGAAATCCCCTGCGAATGTACGCCGTTATCCACCTGCTGCGCCGCCAGCAACCAGCAGAGCGCCGCAGGCAACTCGGCCCGCCAGGGCGCAATCGCATGCCCCCCCCTTGTACTGCTGATAATGCACCGTGGCCCCCTGATCCTGAAACCGGGCTGCTGCCCATTCCACGCCTTCGATCTGCGAAATCTCCTGGTACAGGCCTGACGGGGGATGCGTCACCTCGGTCTCGGTCTCCTGATCCCCCACGCTCAACCAGAACCGCGCATGATTCACAGGCAGCTCCAGTTCCTGCTGCGCGAGCCACCAGAACGAACCCGACTGGCACAACACCTGGCTGAACAACCCGGGATACTGAAACGCGACATGCGCCGCAGCCAGACCGCTCAGGCTCAGACCACAGATGAGGTTCCCCTCAGCCCGCGCATTGGAACGGGCACACACCCAGGGAACGACTTCCTCCGCGAGAAATTGTGCATAATGCGAGTTCCAGAGATAATCCCGTTGGCGATCTTCACTGCTGACATGCGAAACGAACGCCAGCGTCAGGGGAGGAATCTGTCCGTCTGCCATCAACTTACTGATCAGCGGTAGACAGTCCATATCGCGGAGATAATGATCGGCATCCAGAAACAGGCAGAGTGGATGCACGCTGTCCTGCGGTCCCGGCACCAGCCAGAGGTTTCGGGAATAATCACCAGCAGCGGAAGTCATGACCTGAGGCGCAGGAGTCACGGTACTGCTCTTTCAACGGGATCCGCTTCACACCAACGTGCCTGTTACAAAAACGACAGTGTGGCTGAAGCACGGGCGGATAACTGTCTAATTATCATGACAGAACTTCCCGGATTTGCAATAGTATTTGACCCCCACCACGAGGCACTCAGACAGGCTGGCGACTGTCACGGCTCAGCAGTCAGGTCACTGCAGAACCGTTACCGGCGATAAGTGGCCACCCACTTCCCATCCGCATGAAAGATAATTTCATTTGCTTTCACTTTCACTCCCACCGACTTCGCCCTGGAGTCGATAAACGCAATCCGCTGCCGATCCACATTCAGTCGATCGGGGGTCACCTCAATGTTGAACCCCGCGGTTTTGATGGTCGCCGTATCACCCGAGTAAGTGGCATCTAATTTCCAGCTGTCAGACTGCGCGGTCACCGAACGCCCACTGGCCAGCGTACCGCTACACATACCACCAGCGGTCGCCAGCATCACTGCCCCACCCACGGCCAGTGCCATCAGCAGTAAGCCCGCAAAAATTCTGATCCGTTTCAACCAGGAACTGGTTCCAGCCTGCTCTGTCATAGCGACCCTTTAATGTGAACAAATTTACGGATTCAAATCGTACCCGCCCGTTAGACCGGGGTCAATCAGATTCCAGACTCAATCCCCTCAGCCGGATCTGCTCCGCTTCCACAACCGACCCAACCCCGCAGATTCACCATAAACCGTTTGATCATCGAGAGATAAACGGTCTGCAACTCATTCTAAATCTCGCAGATGAGAATCAGCGCAGACTGGAATGCTAGCTATTCGATCTGACTTCGGTTTTATTGGAGAGATTCTGATTTAATTGGAAAGCCGTGATCACCACCAGCAACGAAATCACGGTCAACACACCGCTGGCCCAGACATGGGGGCTCAAGTCAGTCTGCCGCCCCATGTGTTGCAGCATAATCACAATGCAGATCGCCCCTGCCGCCCCGCCAATCCGCTGTGTGATATTCACCAGCGTCGCCGCATCTCCCATCTGTTCCGCTGTCACTGCCGTATAAGCGGCTGTCATCGCAGGCATCTGCGCCAGTGCAATACCGGCTCCCCGCATCGCCAGCGCGATAAACAGAACCGGCGGCGACAGTATCTCTGAATATAGAAACGGCAGACTCGAACAGAACAGAAGCACCGCTCCCCACAGGGAAACCTGCCCGGCACTGTAGCGGTCGGTCAATGTCCCTCCCACCGGCAGTACCAGCGCACTGGCCAGTCCCATTACCAGCAGGAGCAGTCCCGTTCGCGTCAGACTCTGATCGAGTTCAATCTGAAAATACAAGGGCAGCAGAAGCAGCGCGCCGTACATGTTCGCACCGGTCAACCCGGTCGTCAGCGTGGCCGTTGTAAACGTCTTGTTCCGCAGCAGACGCAAGTCGATCAACGGATCCGCTGCGCGAAAGGCATGCAACGTAAACGCCATTGAAAGCACCACACCTCCCAGCATCGCCCCTACGGTTAATACCGTACCACCGGAAACGCCGGTCTCGGTACTCCCATACAGCAAAAGCGGCAGTCCCAGACTGAGCAACAGAAATCCCCAGCGGTCCAGATGCTGTCCCCCATTCAATTCTCCAGCCGGCACCAGATTACGGGCTGCCAGCAGAGTGATAATTCCCAGTGGTACATTGATCCAGAACAGCCACCGCCACGAAGTCGTTTCGAGCAAGACACCACCCACCGCGGGACCGATGGCAGGCCCCAGCGCAATCACCAGTCCCAAAAGCCCCATAATTCGACCCAGCTCTTTCTTTCCCGCCGTCGAACCAATGATCGCCTGCCCCGCAGGCACCATAATGCCTCCCGCCAGGCCCTGCAGTACCCGCGCAATAATCAGGCTCACCGGTCCCGGAGACAGCGCACAAAAGGCAGAAGCGAGCACAAACGCAATCAGACTCCCCGCCCAGGTGCGTCCATATCCGAAGCGTTTACCCAGCCAGCCTACTGTCGGCAGTGAGACTGCCAGGGCACACAGATAGCCGGTCGCCACCCACTGCACCACAGTCAGTGTTGACTGCAGGTCGGACCGAATCGATTCGATTGCCAGATTCGCCACCGTAGAATCCAGCATCGCCATAAAGGCCCCGGCACCGGTCACAGCGGAGATTTTCCACGTCAGTACAGGAATCCGTGGAACTGCGCTCGTCGTCTTACTCATGGGATCAGCAACAGTTTTCCAGTCTCAGGCCGGGAGGTCCAGTGGCTCCAGCAGATATCTGCCGAACGGATTAGCAAAGCATTCTTCGTCCGCATTGATCCAGTCATCTTTTCGGGAGATGCGATAATAGGGCGCGTCGGCACTCGTCGAAAACGTATGCCCCTCTTCAAACACAGGCGACTCGCACATCTGGTAGTGATTGAACTCGGTCAACAGGAACGCGGCCTCGCGATTCTCTACGGTCGCAGGCACCGCTGCATCGGGCATTCCAAAGATGTGCATGCCGGTGCTGTAAAAATGCGTCTCACATCCCACCAGCATCACATGCGACTGCAACAGGTCCAGCGTATCTTCAGCAAAGTTTTTCGCCCGCCAGTCAGCCGCTGAATGGGCCACTCCCGAATTTTCGAATTTAACGCCCAGTCCGCCACAATCCAGGCAGACATTGATCAAGGCATGCAGCCGGTCCAACTCATTCAGCCCCGCATTGGGCCAGATCAGGTACAGCACACACTGATGCGTATCCAGTGTCGCGATATCTTCACCGCTGATGCTGCCCTGCCCTCCCAGTTGAAAGGCGACGGAAATCTGGTCATCGTGCTCACCAAATTCACAATGCGCTGAGAATTTATGTTCGACCGACATCAAAATGGAACCGGCATAAAGGTACTTGCCCCCGGTCTCTTTCATGACCAGCGGCAGCAGTTCCTCCGGTCCTTTGATTGACATCGGAATACAGACGATGGTATCCACCGATTGACTCCTCTCTGATTAAACTCCTCTGCCCGGCTGCCTCGCGCGCAGACAGGAATTCAGCCGGAATATTTAGTCTGCGAGTTCAATCATCGTTACTCCGAGCCCCGTCTGCAACCGGTAACGGTACCGCGGTTTCCAGCCCTTCATAAAAAGTCTGTAACACGCGACGCTGGGCTCCACTCAAGCGCACCAGAGGTCTCTGGCTCTGAATAAAACGCAGCGCCTCTTCTACGCTCCCACACTGCCGGGTATACAACAGCAGCGCCGCGGAAAACAGCCCTGTCCGACCATGACCCTCAGCGCAGTGGATCAGAACAGGTCCCTGTAACATCGCGACCTGCGGAATCCATTCAGTTAACGCATCAACCGACGGTGCTTCTCGATCCAGAATGGGAAAACA
Proteins encoded in this window:
- a CDS encoding alpha/beta hydrolase produces the protein MTPAPQVMTSAAGDYSRNLWLVPGPQDSVHPLCLFLDADHYLRDMDCLPLISKLMADGQIPPLTLAFVSHVSSEDRQRDYLWNSHYAQFLAEEVVPWVCARSNARAEGNLICGLSLSGLAAAHVAFQYPGLFSQVLCQSGSFWWLAQQELELPVNHARFWLSVGDQETETEVTHPPSGLYQEISQIEGVEWAAARFQDQGATVHYQQYKGGACDCALAGRVACGALLVAGGAAGG
- a CDS encoding DHA2 family efflux MFS transporter permease subunit, whose protein sequence is MSKTTSAVPRIPVLTWKISAVTGAGAFMAMLDSTVANLAIESIRSDLQSTLTVVQWVATGYLCALAVSLPTVGWLGKRFGYGRTWAGSLIAFVLASAFCALSPGPVSLIIARVLQGLAGGIMVPAGQAIIGSTAGKKELGRIMGLLGLVIALGPAIGPAVGGVLLETTSWRWLFWINVPLGIITLLAARNLVPAGELNGGQHLDRWGFLLLSLGLPLLLYGSTETGVSGGTVLTVGAMLGGVVLSMAFTLHAFRAADPLIDLRLLRNKTFTTATLTTGLTGANMYGALLLLPLYFQIELDQSLTRTGLLLLVMGLASALVLPVGGTLTDRYSAGQVSLWGAVLLFCSSLPFLYSEILSPPVLFIALAMRGAGIALAQMPAMTAAYTAVTAEQMGDAATLVNITQRIGGAAGAICIVIMLQHMGRQTDLSPHVWASGVLTVISLLVVITAFQLNQNLSNKTEVRSNS
- a CDS encoding DUF4261 domain-containing protein translates to MDTIVCIPMSIKGPEELLPLVMKETGGKYLYAGSILMSVEHKFSAHCEFGEHDDQISVAFQLGGQGSISGEDIATLDTHQCVLYLIWPNAGLNELDRLHALINVCLDCGGLGVKFENSGVAHSAADWRAKNFAEDTLDLLQSHVMLVGCETHFYSTGMHIFGMPDAAVPATVENREAAFLLTEFNHYQMCESPVFEEGHTFSTSADAPYYRISRKDDWINADEECFANPFGRYLLEPLDLPA